In a genomic window of Lycium ferocissimum isolate CSIRO_LF1 chromosome 9, AGI_CSIRO_Lferr_CH_V1, whole genome shotgun sequence:
- the LOC132031801 gene encoding uncharacterized protein LOC132031801, which yields MFWRICTMDRSMSRAVFPSITSNVKKLSSADYQTWWKKTHGDFLDKHLQTLMNIVGPIATALLEESDEVCANEVPNTNIPCASNAKLSGQHQGKEAQLPSNVLGEKSLTQVVYSSKRLSQERSESSNGDRNFKRVKARPSSLEDTKTPVVEISDSIGSPSKTMTAPIKESSGLRVLQREGSQDSTESISGPDLMQPPFTARVGKDSTSLPRDEVRERLSSIYTSVQQSVFDGKKVVLDHRKKFISTLWDVIQGKLSRSDVDCASSLEDEIRVILEEMDGKDVDDVEAARKESFIAAGERLSNAMLEEYEKVAEVSSIHQSLDKVKEKIEKLRKKERDLEALLEVTEKEVEEAKLGASTASNEFDACFDVDLSNADDLIDLERKKERLEAMRQDLINYKLCLD from the exons ATGTTTTGGAGGATTTGCACGATGGATCGATCTATGTCACGAGCAGTTTTTCCTTCAATCACTTCCAATGTAAAGAAACTCTCTTCAGCTGACTACCAGACCTGGTGGAAGAAGACGCACGGGGATTTCCTTGACAAACACCTGCAGACTTTAATGAATATTGTTGGGCCAATTGCTACCGCACTCTTGGAAGAATCAGATGAAGTATGTGCAAATGAAGTCCCCAATACTAACATCCCTTGTGCTTCAAATGCTAAGTTGTCTGGGCAGCACCAAGGAAAGGAAGCTCAATTGCCTTCAAATGTTTTAGGAGAAAAGTCCCTTACTCAAGTCGTCTATTCTTCCAAAAGACTATCCCAAGAAAGGAGCGAGAGTAGCAATGGAGATCGTAACTTTAAGAGAGTGAAAGCACGTCCAAGCAGCTTGGAAGATACTAAAACTCCTGTGGTTGAAATCTCTGACAGCATTGGTAGCCCTTCGAAGACTATGACAGCTCCTATTAAAGAG TCAAGTGGTCTCAGAGTATTGCAACGAGAAGGGTCACAAGATAGTACTGAGTCTATATCTGGTCCGGACTTAATGCAACCACCTTTTACAGCCAGAGTAGGAAAAGATTCAACTTCCCTTCCTCGTGATGAAGTTAGAGAAAGATTGAGTTCGATATACACAAGCGTCCAGCAATCCGTGTTTGATGGAAAGAAGGTTGTCCTAGACCATCGAAAGAAGTTTATCTCTACTCTTTGGGATGTGATTCAAGGTAAGCTCTCGAGAAGTGATGTAGACTGCGCTTCATCCCTTGAAGATGAGATCCGAGTGATCCTCGAAGAGATGGATGGCAAGGATGTGGAT GATGTGGAAGCTGCAAGAAAAGAGTCGTTTATAGCAGCTGGAGAGCGTCTTTCGAATGCCATGCTCGAAGAATACGAAAAGGTTGCAGAAGTATCCTCTATCCATCAATCCCTAGATAAGGTGAAGGAGAAGATAGAGAAGCTgcgaaaaaaagagagagatttaGAAGCCCTCTTAGAAGTCACCGagaaagaagttgaagaagccAAATTAGGAGCCTCGACTGCTAGCAATGAGTTCGATGCATGCTTTGACGTAGACTTATCGAATGCTGACGACTTGATTGATTTGGAGCGAAAGAAGGAGCGTCTAGAAGCTATGCGCCAAGACTTAATCAATTATAAATTGTGTTTAGATTAG